In one window of Ptiloglossa arizonensis isolate GNS036 chromosome 5, iyPtiAriz1_principal, whole genome shotgun sequence DNA:
- the Hoip gene encoding NHP2-like protein 1 hoip: MGDEVNPKAYPLADATLTAKILNLVQQAMNYKQLRKGANEATKTLNRGLSEFIVMAADAEPLEILLHLPLLCEDKNVPYVFVRSKQALGRACGVSRPVVACSVTVNEGSQLKPQIQAIQQEIERLLV, encoded by the exons atg GGTGATGAAGTTAATCCAAAAGCATATCCTTTAGCTGATGCTACTTTAACtgcaaaaattctaaatttagtTCAGCAAGCAATGAATTATAAACAATTAAGAAAAGGTGCTAATGAAGCAACAAAGACATTGAACCGTGGTCTATCAGAATTTATTGTAATGGCTGCAGATGCAGAACcattagaaattttattacactTGCCGTTACTATGTGaagataaaaatgttccatatgTATTTGTTAGGAGTAAACAAGCATTAGGTCGTGCTTGTGGAGTATCCAGACCTGTTGTTGCTTGTTCGGTGACAGTTAATGAAGGCTCACAGTTAAAACCACAAATTCAAGCTATACAGCAAGAAATTGAACGTCTTTTAGTTTAA